One Deltaproteobacteria bacterium genomic window, TCGGGAGATCCCCCTGAGCGAGAGTGGTCATCACGCAACGCCCGCAGGGGCCAGTGATGTTCAGGCACGCCGCCGTCCCGATGGCGAGCGTGTGGCCAACCCACGCATTCTCCGCAAAACTCTTCTCATTCGAGCCCAGCTGCACCACGATGTTTGGACGAAACCGCCGGACTTCGAAGCGGCCTGGCGCATACAGCTCGCGCAGGCGATCGAGGGTGGCCGTGGTCAATAGATGGACCATGGCACAGTCGAAGAATGTCTCCTCGGGTAGCGTGAAATCTGTGACCGTGTCCCGGTGGTCGAGGCCTTCCATGTCCGGCCAGTACTCCTCGGCATTGACCGCCCCGCGCCGGGCGGCACCAAGTGTCACCTCACGGTTGAGTGCCTTCGAGAGGATCTGGTTGAGATCACTTTGGTCACTGGTGACCGTGGTGCCATCGGGGAGCGCAATTCGGACGGGAGGGACTTTCGTGGTCGCACGAGGCGGCTCGATGAATGTGGCGCGGAAATCGAAGAGGCGCGGCCATTTTCGCGGGTTCTTTGCGGTCGCCACCTTCCCGTCGGAGCTGTCGACGAGGGCATACGCACGATCCCCAAGCAGCCCACGTTCCGTAAGCTCAGTGGCGTTCAGTTCCTCTCCCATCATGGACTTGACGGGATATCGCCAAAGTGAACCCACCGCACCAATCTCGGTTTGCGTTGCGTTTGGCATATTGCGATCCTTCGCCTGTCTAGATCGCCTCTCCACTCAGGCCGGAAGCGCTGGACCGGCCACCCGATAGACGTCCGGTGCGGCGACGAAGCGCCGCAGGCACTCCTGCGAGCAGAAGGCAAACTCCTTGCCCTCGAGCGCGAGCCGCGCCGCCACCTCGGTTGGTCGGAGCTCCATCCCGCACACCTGGTCGACGAGCCGCTCGCGCGCCGTCGCCTCCGCGGGTCGGGCCGCGAAGAGCTCCAGCCCCTCGGCGATCCCCTTGAGTCGCCGCTTGCCGAGGCCGACGAACTCCACGCCGGCGAGCCCGCCGGCCTCGTGCCGCACGGCGCCCGTCACCAAGACCTGGTGGCGCTCCGCGCTGGCTGCCAGCCGCGAGGCGAGGTTCACGTTCACGCCCACATAGTCGCCCTCCCGGTACAGCACCCGTCCCCGGTGGACCCCGCTCCGGACCGCGGGGAACTGCGGCTCGGCCATGGTTCGCCGCTCGATCTCGAGGGCGCAGGTGAGCGCGGAGCGCGAATCAGGGAAGACCAGCATGAAGGCGTCGCCGATCTGCTTGACCACCCGGCCGTCCGAGCGGCCGGCCGCGTCGCGGACCAGTCGGGAGAAGCGCTCGAGGACTTCGGCCGCCTTCACGTCGCCCATCGCCTCGGCGAGCGGGGTGAAGCTCGACAGGTCGACGAAGACGATCGCCGCGGTGAGCTGCCCCGGCACCTCGACCTGGCCGGGCACCGCCGCTTCCTCCCCCAGCTCCATCACCGCCTCCTCGCGCATCGCACGCTCCAGCGCCCGCCGGTGGAAGTAGAGGATCGCGGGCTCCGCGAGCGGCGTCATGAGCCTGCCGGCGGCGTTCATCGCCTCCGAGAGCGCCGGACCCGACAGGCCCTGCGCTTGCAGCCGGTGGTGGACGTAGAAGTGGAAGAGGTGGGCCTCGCTCTCGGCCACCCGGCCGAGCGCGTCGCCGTACACCCTCGCGAACTGCTCCAGGGCGTCCTCGGGGAAGCCCGCCTCGAGGGAGGTCTTGAGCCCCCGTAGC contains:
- a CDS encoding MOSC domain-containing protein encodes the protein MPNATQTEIGAVGSLWRYPVKSMMGEELNATELTERGLLGDRAYALVDSSDGKVATAKNPRKWPRLFDFRATFIEPPRATTKVPPVRIALPDGTTVTSDQSDLNQILSKALNREVTLGAARRGAVNAEEYWPDMEGLDHRDTVTDFTLPEETFFDCAMVHLLTTATLDRLRELYAPGRFEVRRFRPNIVVQLGSNEKSFAENAWVGHTLAIGTAACLNITGPCGRCVMTTLAQGDLPRDPGILRTAAQHNKVNVGVYAAVARGGTIRRGDRVRLGV
- a CDS encoding YHS domain-containing protein: MSEALSIVDLARRTGEPVDRLREWRALGLISAPDQEWFGPEAVERTRLVQLFVRRGIGLETIAAWVRSGRMERYLELLVPRTGETGYSIAEAATMVGLDPALVERMAQTASLGAADGTFGAEDVAMLRGLKTSLEAGFPEDALEQFARVYGDALGRVAESEAHLFHFYVHHRLQAQGLSGPALSEAMNAAGRLMTPLAEPAILYFHRRALERAMREEAVMELGEEAAVPGQVEVPGQLTAAIVFVDLSSFTPLAEAMGDVKAAEVLERFSRLVRDAAGRSDGRVVKQIGDAFMLVFPDSRSALTCALEIERRTMAEPQFPAVRSGVHRGRVLYREGDYVGVNVNLASRLAASAERHQVLVTGAVRHEAGGLAGVEFVGLGKRRLKGIAEGLELFAARPAEATARERLVDQVCGMELRPTEVAARLALEGKEFAFCSQECLRRFVAAPDVYRVAGPALPA